Genomic DNA from Microbacterium sp. NC79:
CCATCGGAATACCAATAATCGTCAGGCAGAGCGCGATGCCGGAAATAATGTGCGCAAGTGCGAGCCACCAGCCCGCCAAGATGAGCCAAATCACGTTGCCGAGGAGCGAGGCGACGCCGGCGTTCTCTTTCGGGATGACAGTGCGCCCGAACGGCCAAATCGCGAACCACGCGATGCGGAATGACGCGATGCCCCAAGGGATGCCGATGATCGTAATCGACAACAAAACGCCGGCAAGCATATAGCCGAGGAAGAGAATCCAGCCGGACAACACCAGCCAGATGATGTTGAGAATGAAACGAATCATGCGCCTATCGTTGCACGCGCTTTGCCGCTTCAAAAGCTCATCAACCCGAGATTCTTTCCACATTGACTTATTCAGCCTTACCTGCCAAGCTGACCAAGCAGGTGCTTGGTAGCTCAACGAGGAGCGACATGTTTCAGGTTCATCCGTTTCGTATCGACGTGTCCGACCATGCGATCACAGAACTTAAAGATCGCCTAGATTCGACGCGTCTCCCCCACGATTTCAACAACGACGACGGAACCTATGGGCTGGAGGCACGCTGGCTAGCAGACATGCTGCGTTACTGGCGCGAGGACTTCGACTGGCGCAGTGTCGAAGCACGCATGAACGCTGTACCGCAGTTTCTTGCGACAATCGACGACACTCCAATACATTTTCAGCACGTCAAGGGGCTCGGGAAACGAGTTGTACCGATCATCCTCTGCCATGGATGGCCCTGGACATTCTGGGACTGGAAGGGCGTGATCGGCCCTCTCAGCGATCCACTCGCTTACGGCCTCCCTGACGACATAGCGTTCGACGTTGTCGTGCCCTCGTTGCCAGGCTTCGCTTATTCTTCGCCCATTGACCGGGGCATCGGATGTCGAGAGACAGCCCGCCTCTTCAATACGCTGATGACGACGCTACTCGGGTATGAGACGTACGTTGCTGCTGGCGGCGACTGGGGTGGCAAGGTTGCAGGTGAACTCGCCCTGATGCATCCCGCTTCAGTTCTCGCTTCGTACACGACGTTGCAGGCGGTCCCTGGACATACCGCACCCCTCGACACAGAGGGACGGTTCTCTGACGATGAACGATGGATGGCCGAGCGCCTCGCAGAAGCCTTACCCACCATGACCAGCCATCTTGAGGTGCACCGCCGCGATCCGCAGACACTCGCGTATGCGCTCAACGACTCCCCCGCGGGCTTGGCCGCATGGATTTGGGAACGTCGTCGCGCCTGGCGCGATCCGGCGACTCTGACTGACATCGATGCAGATCGCGAGTTTCTTTGTACAACGGCCTCGCTCTTTTGGTTCACGCAAACCATCGGAACCTCGATGCGGTTCTATAGCGAAAACTTCGGCGACAAGTTGCCCGCTATGCCAGAGAAATCGCAGCCACCGCGCATGGGTTTTGGCATTCTGCCAAAAGACATCTTGTTCCTTCCCCGCGCAGAGGCAGACGCTGCGGCCGACGTCGTTCACTGGTCGCGGCTGGCAGAGGGCGGACATTTCTCGGCCTACGAGGTTCCGGATCTGCTAGCCGCGGATATTCGTGAGTTTGTCGTCGGACTTGACTGCTGACAGCTCCGATACAGAAAAGGGGTGACCCACCGAGCGAGGTACTCGACAGGCCACCCTCATCGCAGGGCCGCTGCTATGCGCGGTGTCGGCGGCGTGCAGTCAGAAGCCCTCCGCCAATCACCAGCATCAGCGCTAGCGCGCCGATGAGCATCGGCACCGGAGCGGCACCGGTGTGAGCGAGGGCGGAACCATGAGTTGCACTGGTTCCGTTGCCTCCTCCCGCAGCGGAACCAGCGGAGGCGTTGATTCCGTTGTCCCCCGCTGTCGCGGAGCCGCCTGAAGCAGCTCCAGAGGCACCCGAGCCTTCTGACGACGCAGATCCCGCTGCTTCTGCAGCTCCTGAGGCATCAGCCGCACCCGACGGGTCTTCCGATCCCGAGGAGGCTGCTGTGCCTGACGAGTCGGCCGTACCTGACGAGTCAGCAGTACCGGACGAGCCCGTCGAATCAGCCGTCCCCGAGGAATCAGCCGTACCAGCGGAATCAGCCGTTCCAGCCGAGTCAGCCGTTCCAGCCGAGTCAGCCGCAGCGGACGAATCAACCGAACCCGCGGAGTCTGCGGTTCCAGCCGAATTAGCCGTTCCCGAAGAATCTGCCGTACCCGACGAGCCCGCGGTACCCGACGAGTCTGCCGTACCCGACGAGCCCGCGGTACCCGACGAGGCAGCTTCACCCGACGAGCCAGCGTCACCCGAAGAACCCGAAGAACCCGAACTATCAACCGAACCCGACGAATCTGCCGTACCCGAAGAGTCCGCCGTACCCGAAGAGTCCGCGGTACCCGACGAGGCAGCCGACCCCGACGAATCAGCTTCACCCGACGAGCCAGCGTCACCCGAAGA
This window encodes:
- a CDS encoding epoxide hydrolase family protein, which produces MFQVHPFRIDVSDHAITELKDRLDSTRLPHDFNNDDGTYGLEARWLADMLRYWREDFDWRSVEARMNAVPQFLATIDDTPIHFQHVKGLGKRVVPIILCHGWPWTFWDWKGVIGPLSDPLAYGLPDDIAFDVVVPSLPGFAYSSPIDRGIGCRETARLFNTLMTTLLGYETYVAAGGDWGGKVAGELALMHPASVLASYTTLQAVPGHTAPLDTEGRFSDDERWMAERLAEALPTMTSHLEVHRRDPQTLAYALNDSPAGLAAWIWERRRAWRDPATLTDIDADREFLCTTASLFWFTQTIGTSMRFYSENFGDKLPAMPEKSQPPRMGFGILPKDILFLPRAEADAAADVVHWSRLAEGGHFSAYEVPDLLAADIREFVVGLDC
- a CDS encoding YccF domain-containing protein; protein product: MRFILNIIWLVLSGWILFLGYMLAGVLLSITIIGIPWGIASFRIAWFAIWPFGRTVIPKENAGVASLLGNVIWLILAGWWLALAHIISGIALCLTIIGIPMAIADFKLIPVSLMPLGARIVSTRKSPFGDAA